In Tripterygium wilfordii isolate XIE 37 chromosome 15, ASM1340144v1, whole genome shotgun sequence, one DNA window encodes the following:
- the LOC120016779 gene encoding potassium channel SKOR-like isoform X1 yields the protein MRGERRETRSEEEEEEESYQEVRDSSKSSRRSRLGLLRNDYSESDFIVSRSNSTGPSSSSHGFVIRPHKRWYMLWVHFILIWAVYSSFFTPLEFGFFRGLPEDLFLLDIAGQIAFLVDIVVHFFVAYRDTSSYRMVYNRNLIALRYLKSRFLIDFLGCLPWDAIFKACGRKEPVRYMLWIRLSRALRVTEFFERLEKNIKINYLFTRIVKLLVVELYCTHTAACIFYYLATTIPPSKEGYTWIGSLQMGDFHYTDFREIDLWKRYVTSLYFAIVTMATVGYGEIHAVNIREMIFVMVYVSFDMILGAYLVGNMTALIVKGSKTEKFRDKMDDLIKYMNRNNLERNITNAIKDHLLLQYDRGYTEAAILQDIPASIRTKISLKLYEPYIREVPLFKRCSPGFIKQIAIKVDEEFFLPGEVIVEQGNMVDQLYIVCHGELEEVGKEENNEIEKILMRLQTNSSFGEISFLCNTPQPYTVRVRELCRVLRLDKQSFIEILATYFSDGRIILDNLVEGKDSVLRNEILESDVNLYVAKHESEQAMRLNCAIYHGDLYQLKRLIDAGADPNKGDYDGRSPLHIAALKGYEDIALFLIEQRVEINVSDKFGNTPLLEAIKNEHDEVASLLVKAGASLKIDDDGGFLCTTVARGDLDLLKRVLANGLDPNVKNYDSRTPLHIAASEGFYLAANLLLEFGATILLKDRWGNTPLDEARISGNKSLIKLLEDAKISQTSEFSVLPHQIEDETRRKCTVFPFHPWDTKERREGVVLWVPQTIEELVEAAMEQLQCSSCCVILSEDGGKIVDMQMIKDEQKLFLVGKA from the exons ATGCGTGGAGAGAGAAGGGAGACAAGGtcggaggaggaagaagaagaagagtcgTATCAGGAGGTCAGGGACTCGTCAAAGTCGTCGCGGAGAAGTCGTCTTGGGCTGTTGCGGAACGACTATTCTGAGAGCGACTTCATTGTAAGCAGAAGCAACAGTACTGGACCTTCTTCGTCTTCTCACGGATTTGTTATCCGACCCCATAAaag GTGGTACATGCTATGGGTGCATTTCATACTGATATGGGCTGTTTACTCCTCCTTCTTCACTCCATTGGAGTTCGGCTTCTTCAGAGGACTTCCGGAGGACCTATTCCTTCTCGACATCGCCGGTCAGATTGCTTTTCTAGTCGACATCGTCGTCCACTTCTTCGTAGCCTACCGCGACACCTCCTCCTACCGGATGGTCTACAATCGTAACCTCATCGCCCTCAG gtacttaaaatcTCGGTTTTTGATCGATTTTCTTGGTTGTCTGCCATGGGATGCCATCTTCAAG GCCTGTGGAAGGAAAGAGCCGGTCAGATACATGTTATGGATTAGGCTAAGTCGGGCTCTCAGAGTGACAGAGTTTTTTGAGAGGTtggaaaaaaacattaaaatcaatTACCTATTTACAAGAATTGTGAAACTTCTGGTTGTTGAACTCTATTGTACCCATACGGCGGCTTGCATCTTTTACTATCTTGCCACTACCATACCTCCTTCAAAGGAAGGATACACATGGATAGGGAGCTTACAGATGGGTGACTTTCACTATACTGACTTCAGAGAAATTGACCTTTGGAAGCGTTATGTAACGTCTCTCTATTTTGCCATTGTAACCATGGCAACTGTTG GTTATGGAGAGATACACGCAGTCAATATCAGGGAAATGATTTTCGTCATGGTTTATGTTTCTTTTGATATGATTCTTGGTGCCTATTTGGTTGGTAACATGACAGCATTGATAGTAAAAGGATCAAAGACAGAAAAGTTCAGGGATAAAATGGATGACCTCATCAAGTACATGAATAGAAACAATCTTGAGAGGAATATAACTAATGCGATCAAAGACCATCTGCTATTACAATATGATCGCGGCTATACTGAAGCTGCTATTCTCCAGGATATTCCAGCTTCTATTCGCACAAAG ATCTCTCTGAAGTTATATGAACCATATATCAGAGAAGTCCCACTTTTCAAGAGGTGTTCGCCTGGATTTATTAAGCAGATT GCAATAAAAGTTGATGAGGAATTTTTTCTCCCCGGAGAAGTGATTGTAGAGCAAGGGAACATGGTGGATCAACTCTATATAGTTTGTCACGGTGAACTG GAGGAagtaggaaaagaagaaaacaatgaaatagAAAAAATTCTTATGCGTCTGCAGACTAATAGCTCATTTGgtgaaatttcttttctttgcaaCACTCCTCAGCCTTACACAGTTCGAGTTCGAGAACTTTGTAGGGTCTTAAGACTAGATAAGCAATCTTTTATTGAAATCCTTGCAACGTATTTTTCCGATGGACGGATTATCTTGGACAACCTTGTGGAG GGTAAGGATTCTGTTTTACGGAATGAGATTTTGGAGTCAGACGTCAACCTTTATGTTGCAAAGCATGAATCAGAACAAGCTATGCGGTTAAATTGTGCCATCTATCATGGAGACCTTTATCAATTGAAGCGTTTGATTGATGCTGGAGCAGATCCCAATAAGGGAGATTATGATGGAAGATCACCATTG CATATTGCTGCGTTAAAAGGATATGAAGATATCGCTCTTTTCCTCATTGAACAAAGGGTGGAAATCAATGTTTCAG ACAAGTTTGGAAATACTCCCTTGCTTGAAGCCATTAAGAATGAGCATGATGAAGTGGCTTCATTGCTTGTTAAAGCGGGAGCATCACTGAaaattgatgatgatggtggttTTCTCTGTACTACTGTTGCAAGGGGAGATTTAGATCTTCTGAAAAGGGTCTTGGCCAATGGACTTGATCCAAACGTAAAAAATTACGACTCCAGAACACCACTGCACATAGCTGCATCGGAGGGGTTCTACCTTGCAGCAAACTTGCTTCTAGAGTTTGGAGCTACAATCTTATTGAAGGACAG ATGGGGAAATACTCCACTTGATGAAGCCCGTATCAGTGGAAATAAGAGTTTGATCAAGTTGCTCGAAGATGCAAAAATTTCTCAGACATCAGAGTTCTCTGTTCTTCCTCATCAAATTGAAG ATGAGACACGTAGAAAATGCACAGTATTCCCCTTTCACCCTTGGGATACAAAGGAGAGAAGAGAGGGAGTTGTTTtgtgggttccacaaaccataGAAGAGCTTGTCGAGGCAGCAATGGAGCAGTTGCAATGTTCAAGCTGCTGTGTCATTTTATCTGAAGACGGTGGAAAAATTGTTGACATGCAAATGATTAAAGATGAGCAGAAATTATTTTTGGTTGGCAAAGCTTAA
- the LOC120016779 gene encoding potassium channel SKOR-like isoform X2, translated as MRGERRETRSEEEEEEESYQEVRDSSKSSRRSRLGLLRNDYSESDFIVSRSNSTGPSSSSHGFVIRPHKRWYMLWVHFILIWAVYSSFFTPLEFGFFRGLPEDLFLLDIAGQIAFLVDIVVHFFVAYRDTSSYRMVYNRNLIALRYLKSRFLIDFLGCLPWDAIFKACGRKEPVRYMLWIRLSRALRVTEFFERLEKNIKINYLFTRIVKLLVVELYCTHTAACIFYYLATTIPPSKEGYTWIGSLQMGDFHYTDFREIDLWKRYVTSLYFAIVTMATVGYGEIHAVNIREMIFVMVYVSFDMILGAYLVGNMTALIVKGSKTEKFRDKMDDLIKYMNRNNLERNITNAIKDHLLLQYDRGYTEAAILQDIPASIRTKAIKVDEEFFLPGEVIVEQGNMVDQLYIVCHGELEEVGKEENNEIEKILMRLQTNSSFGEISFLCNTPQPYTVRVRELCRVLRLDKQSFIEILATYFSDGRIILDNLVEGKDSVLRNEILESDVNLYVAKHESEQAMRLNCAIYHGDLYQLKRLIDAGADPNKGDYDGRSPLHIAALKGYEDIALFLIEQRVEINVSDKFGNTPLLEAIKNEHDEVASLLVKAGASLKIDDDGGFLCTTVARGDLDLLKRVLANGLDPNVKNYDSRTPLHIAASEGFYLAANLLLEFGATILLKDRWGNTPLDEARISGNKSLIKLLEDAKISQTSEFSVLPHQIEDETRRKCTVFPFHPWDTKERREGVVLWVPQTIEELVEAAMEQLQCSSCCVILSEDGGKIVDMQMIKDEQKLFLVGKA; from the exons ATGCGTGGAGAGAGAAGGGAGACAAGGtcggaggaggaagaagaagaagagtcgTATCAGGAGGTCAGGGACTCGTCAAAGTCGTCGCGGAGAAGTCGTCTTGGGCTGTTGCGGAACGACTATTCTGAGAGCGACTTCATTGTAAGCAGAAGCAACAGTACTGGACCTTCTTCGTCTTCTCACGGATTTGTTATCCGACCCCATAAaag GTGGTACATGCTATGGGTGCATTTCATACTGATATGGGCTGTTTACTCCTCCTTCTTCACTCCATTGGAGTTCGGCTTCTTCAGAGGACTTCCGGAGGACCTATTCCTTCTCGACATCGCCGGTCAGATTGCTTTTCTAGTCGACATCGTCGTCCACTTCTTCGTAGCCTACCGCGACACCTCCTCCTACCGGATGGTCTACAATCGTAACCTCATCGCCCTCAG gtacttaaaatcTCGGTTTTTGATCGATTTTCTTGGTTGTCTGCCATGGGATGCCATCTTCAAG GCCTGTGGAAGGAAAGAGCCGGTCAGATACATGTTATGGATTAGGCTAAGTCGGGCTCTCAGAGTGACAGAGTTTTTTGAGAGGTtggaaaaaaacattaaaatcaatTACCTATTTACAAGAATTGTGAAACTTCTGGTTGTTGAACTCTATTGTACCCATACGGCGGCTTGCATCTTTTACTATCTTGCCACTACCATACCTCCTTCAAAGGAAGGATACACATGGATAGGGAGCTTACAGATGGGTGACTTTCACTATACTGACTTCAGAGAAATTGACCTTTGGAAGCGTTATGTAACGTCTCTCTATTTTGCCATTGTAACCATGGCAACTGTTG GTTATGGAGAGATACACGCAGTCAATATCAGGGAAATGATTTTCGTCATGGTTTATGTTTCTTTTGATATGATTCTTGGTGCCTATTTGGTTGGTAACATGACAGCATTGATAGTAAAAGGATCAAAGACAGAAAAGTTCAGGGATAAAATGGATGACCTCATCAAGTACATGAATAGAAACAATCTTGAGAGGAATATAACTAATGCGATCAAAGACCATCTGCTATTACAATATGATCGCGGCTATACTGAAGCTGCTATTCTCCAGGATATTCCAGCTTCTATTCGCACAAAG GCAATAAAAGTTGATGAGGAATTTTTTCTCCCCGGAGAAGTGATTGTAGAGCAAGGGAACATGGTGGATCAACTCTATATAGTTTGTCACGGTGAACTG GAGGAagtaggaaaagaagaaaacaatgaaatagAAAAAATTCTTATGCGTCTGCAGACTAATAGCTCATTTGgtgaaatttcttttctttgcaaCACTCCTCAGCCTTACACAGTTCGAGTTCGAGAACTTTGTAGGGTCTTAAGACTAGATAAGCAATCTTTTATTGAAATCCTTGCAACGTATTTTTCCGATGGACGGATTATCTTGGACAACCTTGTGGAG GGTAAGGATTCTGTTTTACGGAATGAGATTTTGGAGTCAGACGTCAACCTTTATGTTGCAAAGCATGAATCAGAACAAGCTATGCGGTTAAATTGTGCCATCTATCATGGAGACCTTTATCAATTGAAGCGTTTGATTGATGCTGGAGCAGATCCCAATAAGGGAGATTATGATGGAAGATCACCATTG CATATTGCTGCGTTAAAAGGATATGAAGATATCGCTCTTTTCCTCATTGAACAAAGGGTGGAAATCAATGTTTCAG ACAAGTTTGGAAATACTCCCTTGCTTGAAGCCATTAAGAATGAGCATGATGAAGTGGCTTCATTGCTTGTTAAAGCGGGAGCATCACTGAaaattgatgatgatggtggttTTCTCTGTACTACTGTTGCAAGGGGAGATTTAGATCTTCTGAAAAGGGTCTTGGCCAATGGACTTGATCCAAACGTAAAAAATTACGACTCCAGAACACCACTGCACATAGCTGCATCGGAGGGGTTCTACCTTGCAGCAAACTTGCTTCTAGAGTTTGGAGCTACAATCTTATTGAAGGACAG ATGGGGAAATACTCCACTTGATGAAGCCCGTATCAGTGGAAATAAGAGTTTGATCAAGTTGCTCGAAGATGCAAAAATTTCTCAGACATCAGAGTTCTCTGTTCTTCCTCATCAAATTGAAG ATGAGACACGTAGAAAATGCACAGTATTCCCCTTTCACCCTTGGGATACAAAGGAGAGAAGAGAGGGAGTTGTTTtgtgggttccacaaaccataGAAGAGCTTGTCGAGGCAGCAATGGAGCAGTTGCAATGTTCAAGCTGCTGTGTCATTTTATCTGAAGACGGTGGAAAAATTGTTGACATGCAAATGATTAAAGATGAGCAGAAATTATTTTTGGTTGGCAAAGCTTAA
- the LOC120016779 gene encoding potassium channel KOR1-like isoform X3, with protein sequence MRGERRETRSEEEEEEESYQEVRDSSKSSRRSRLGLLRNDYSESDFIVSRSNSTGPSSSSHGFVIRPHKRWYMLWVHFILIWAVYSSFFTPLEFGFFRGLPEDLFLLDIAGQIAFLVDIVVHFFVAYRDTSSYRMVYNRNLIALRYLKSRFLIDFLGCLPWDAIFKACGRKEPVRYMLWIRLSRALRVTEFFERLEKNIKINYLFTRIVKLLVVELYCTHTAACIFYYLATTIPPSKEGYTWIGSLQMGDFHYTDFREIDLWKRYVTSLYFAIVTMATVGYGEIHAVNIREMIFVMVYVSFDMILGAYLVGNMTALIVKGSKTEKFRDKMDDLIKYMNRNNLERNITNAIKDHLLLQYDRGYTEAAILQDIPASIRTKISLKLYEPYIREVPLFKRCSPGFIKQIAIKVDEEFFLPGEVIVEQGNMVDQLYIVCHGELEEVGKEENNEIEKILMRLQTNSSFGEISFLCNTPQPYTVRVRELCRVLRLDKQSFIEILATYFSDGRIILDNLVEGKDSVLRNEILESDVNLYVAKHESEQAMRLNCAIYHGDLYQLKRLIDAGADPNKGDYDGRSPLHIAALKGYEDIALFLIEQRVEINVSVFAYQTSLEILPCLKPLRMSMMKWLHCLLKREHH encoded by the exons ATGCGTGGAGAGAGAAGGGAGACAAGGtcggaggaggaagaagaagaagagtcgTATCAGGAGGTCAGGGACTCGTCAAAGTCGTCGCGGAGAAGTCGTCTTGGGCTGTTGCGGAACGACTATTCTGAGAGCGACTTCATTGTAAGCAGAAGCAACAGTACTGGACCTTCTTCGTCTTCTCACGGATTTGTTATCCGACCCCATAAaag GTGGTACATGCTATGGGTGCATTTCATACTGATATGGGCTGTTTACTCCTCCTTCTTCACTCCATTGGAGTTCGGCTTCTTCAGAGGACTTCCGGAGGACCTATTCCTTCTCGACATCGCCGGTCAGATTGCTTTTCTAGTCGACATCGTCGTCCACTTCTTCGTAGCCTACCGCGACACCTCCTCCTACCGGATGGTCTACAATCGTAACCTCATCGCCCTCAG gtacttaaaatcTCGGTTTTTGATCGATTTTCTTGGTTGTCTGCCATGGGATGCCATCTTCAAG GCCTGTGGAAGGAAAGAGCCGGTCAGATACATGTTATGGATTAGGCTAAGTCGGGCTCTCAGAGTGACAGAGTTTTTTGAGAGGTtggaaaaaaacattaaaatcaatTACCTATTTACAAGAATTGTGAAACTTCTGGTTGTTGAACTCTATTGTACCCATACGGCGGCTTGCATCTTTTACTATCTTGCCACTACCATACCTCCTTCAAAGGAAGGATACACATGGATAGGGAGCTTACAGATGGGTGACTTTCACTATACTGACTTCAGAGAAATTGACCTTTGGAAGCGTTATGTAACGTCTCTCTATTTTGCCATTGTAACCATGGCAACTGTTG GTTATGGAGAGATACACGCAGTCAATATCAGGGAAATGATTTTCGTCATGGTTTATGTTTCTTTTGATATGATTCTTGGTGCCTATTTGGTTGGTAACATGACAGCATTGATAGTAAAAGGATCAAAGACAGAAAAGTTCAGGGATAAAATGGATGACCTCATCAAGTACATGAATAGAAACAATCTTGAGAGGAATATAACTAATGCGATCAAAGACCATCTGCTATTACAATATGATCGCGGCTATACTGAAGCTGCTATTCTCCAGGATATTCCAGCTTCTATTCGCACAAAG ATCTCTCTGAAGTTATATGAACCATATATCAGAGAAGTCCCACTTTTCAAGAGGTGTTCGCCTGGATTTATTAAGCAGATT GCAATAAAAGTTGATGAGGAATTTTTTCTCCCCGGAGAAGTGATTGTAGAGCAAGGGAACATGGTGGATCAACTCTATATAGTTTGTCACGGTGAACTG GAGGAagtaggaaaagaagaaaacaatgaaatagAAAAAATTCTTATGCGTCTGCAGACTAATAGCTCATTTGgtgaaatttcttttctttgcaaCACTCCTCAGCCTTACACAGTTCGAGTTCGAGAACTTTGTAGGGTCTTAAGACTAGATAAGCAATCTTTTATTGAAATCCTTGCAACGTATTTTTCCGATGGACGGATTATCTTGGACAACCTTGTGGAG GGTAAGGATTCTGTTTTACGGAATGAGATTTTGGAGTCAGACGTCAACCTTTATGTTGCAAAGCATGAATCAGAACAAGCTATGCGGTTAAATTGTGCCATCTATCATGGAGACCTTTATCAATTGAAGCGTTTGATTGATGCTGGAGCAGATCCCAATAAGGGAGATTATGATGGAAGATCACCATTG CATATTGCTGCGTTAAAAGGATATGAAGATATCGCTCTTTTCCTCATTGAACAAAGGGTGGAAATCAATGTTTCAG TTTTTGCCTATCAGACAAGTTTGGAAATACTCCCTTGCTTGAAGCCATTAAGAATGAGCATGATGAAGTGGCTTCATTGCTTGTTAAAGCGGGAGCATCACTGA
- the LOC120016313 gene encoding uncharacterized protein LOC120016313 codes for MGLQWMIIAYVVAAEAAVAVLLTLPSPKLLKRRLVSLVSMILQPALFIIPFAGFQLLDIYWKNEHRLMCTSDVCTAAERDRYEKAIYKAQRNVVLCASACFLYWCIFRICKYYKDLESLEEIEKRYKEE; via the exons ATGGGCTTGCAATGGATGATAATCGCTTACGTAGTTGCAGCTGAGGCGGCAGTAGCGGTGCTTTTGACTCTTCCTTCGCCGAAGCTCTTGAAGAGACGATTGGTCTCCCTGGTCTCTATGATACTCCAGCCTGCGCTGTTTATAATTCCTTTTGCGGGGTTCCAGTTATTAG ATATATACTGGAAGAATGAGCACCGCCTGATGTGCACCTCAGATGTCTGCACTGCTGCTGAGAGAGATCGATACGAGAAGGCT ATCTACAAAGCTCAAAGGAATGTTGTTCTGTGTGCTTCAGCATGCTTTCTCTACTG GTGTATCTTTCGGATTTGCAAATATTACAAAGACCTTGAAAGTTTGGAGGAAATAGAGAAGAGGTACAAAGAGGAATAG